From Proteus vulgaris:
GAGTGTCGTGGGTTTGGTTGTCAAGTCAACGGTCTTAACAGGAAGGCCTGCTTTTTTAATTAAATCACTGACATAAAAAATCTCAGCACTTTTAGTATCAAGCGTTGTGGCAATATAAATAGAACCAGCATACTGTTTCATAAGCCTTCCCATACCTTTTATAATTATCGACGGATAGATTATAATCATAATGAGACTTGAGTTTCATTTATCATAGCACCATTTTGAGACTCCTGTCTCATTATTTTTATTTTTTGCACATTAAAGGTCGATAAGGTGTAATTAATCACCTAAAGTAAACGTTAAGTATTGTGAGTATTTAGCTTAAGATAAGCCCAGACATACAAAGTGTAGGAATAACGAAGGATTTTCTATGAGTTACAGTGATGAAACGGATGCCATGTCCGGTACACGAAAAAGAACCTATCAATTATTGGTAACAACAGCGTTGGGGCTTTTTGAGCAAGGAATGTTACCGACAGTGTCAGAATTAGCTGCACATGCAGGTGTTTCGAGGGCAACCGCATATCGTTATTTTCCCACACAAAGTGATTTAATTAGTGCCACGGTTGATGCAAGTTTAGCGCCGATCATTGCATGGACACCAACTCCCGAAGATAATACGCAACAACGCATTACTGAATTGCTCAATCTTGCCTATCCACAAATGTTTAAACATGAAGGCGCACTGCGTGGTGCTTTGCAAGTTTCATTACAGCAATGGGCAAAAGAGAGACAATCAAGTGAATATGCAGAAAAACGATTTATTCGTGGTCACCGTAAAGAGATTTTACTCAAAGTTATTGAACCTTTAAAAGCACACTATCCTCAAGAAATGTGGGATAAGGTGATTAAATCGTTCTCTTTAATTTATGGGTCAGAAGTCTTTTTGGTAATGAAAGATATCTGGAAAATGGATGATCAACAGGTCATTGATATGACTCAATGGATGGCAAAAGCTATTCTAAATCAGGCAAAATCTGATTATCCTGCAGATAACGATTAATTATTTGAATAAATCGGTTAAAATTGTATAAATCATTTACGTTTTAGCTATTGCAGGGATCGTTATGTCACACAAAACAGAAGACCAAGAG
This genomic window contains:
- a CDS encoding TetR/AcrR family transcriptional regulator, producing the protein MSYSDETDAMSGTRKRTYQLLVTTALGLFEQGMLPTVSELAAHAGVSRATAYRYFPTQSDLISATVDASLAPIIAWTPTPEDNTQQRITELLNLAYPQMFKHEGALRGALQVSLQQWAKERQSSEYAEKRFIRGHRKEILLKVIEPLKAHYPQEMWDKVIKSFSLIYGSEVFLVMKDIWKMDDQQVIDMTQWMAKAILNQAKSDYPADND